The Williamwhitmania taraxaci genome includes the window TATAAGGTGTTTAATCCCGAAGTAATGCCCAATATATCGGCTTTCTCGAAGCGGTGTGAGGTTTACAATCATCACTATAGCGGGAGTAATGGAACCCGCACCGGCGTGTTCTCCATCTTTTATAGCATTCCGGGCATATACTGGAACGATGTTTTATCATCGAACACCAGCTCCATCTTGGTGGATATGATGCAAAAGAATAACTACCAAATTAAAACGCTTACGAGTGCATCGCTTATTAGCCCTCCTTTCCATCGAACGGTATTTAGTAAGGTGAAAAACCTCAACCTCGAAGTCAAGGGCGAAAAGGCGGTGGATAGAGATATGAATATCAACAAGGAGTGGCTCAGCGGTACAGCGGAGATGGCTGCAAATCCCGATAAGCCGGTATTTGCCTTCCTCTTTTACGATGCCTTGCATGCTATTTCGCATCCGAAAGATTTCAAAGGACCATTTCAACCCGAATGGGATTATGCAAAGTATGAGATTCTCAACAACGATACCGATCCTACACAATTCCTTAACCTTTACAAGAATGCGGCTTACTTTCTCGATTCGCTCGTAGGAGAAGTGCTAAGGGATATGGAGCAAAAGGGTTTGCTCAAGAATACATATGTGGTTATTACCGGCGACCATAGCCAGGAGTTCAACGACAATAAGAAGAACTACTGGGGACATAATGGCAACTATTCCGCGGCACAAATGCAGGTGCCGCTGTTGATTTATAAACCGGGCATTGTTCCCAAGCAGCACAATCATTGGACATGCCACTACGACTTGGTTCCATCCATATTCACCGATGTATTCCATTGCCAAAACAAGATTTCGGATTACAGCATGGGCCGCCACCTCAACGACTCCTCGGCGCGCAGCTGGATTATGGTGGGCAGCAACGATAACTTTGCCATTCTCGAACCGGGACGCA containing:
- a CDS encoding DUF3413 domain-containing protein: MRKLLLKQGAWVFLFISLFYILIASRYFQYFSDAGNVLTIGYLTLVTISHFVMLSLLTYLLLYVPVVLLVPNRTVAWVWAALAASMGLAILFLDTFVFSLYRFHINRFTLELLFGGAGGQIFEVHLAQYFQMIGVVLLFLAIMLFTSFRLFRWQQRRPLRGFRYVVIGVVFMMVLSHFFHAWADAANYKPITKSSRYYPLFFPTTSKGLMLKMGLVDSLSESSIDVGNSEESKALNYPQNPLIADSTAKTNVVVILLDSWYYKVFNPEVMPNISAFSKRCEVYNHHYSGSNGTRTGVFSIFYSIPGIYWNDVLSSNTSSILVDMMQKNNYQIKTLTSASLISPPFHRTVFSKVKNLNLEVKGEKAVDRDMNINKEWLSGTAEMAANPDKPVFAFLFYDALHAISHPKDFKGPFQPEWDYAKYEILNNDTDPTQFLNLYKNAAYFLDSLVGEVLRDMEQKGLLKNTYVVITGDHSQEFNDNKKNYWGHNGNYSAAQMQVPLLIYKPGIVPKQHNHWTCHYDLVPSIFTDVFHCQNKISDYSMGRHLNDSSARSWIMVGSNDNFAILEPGRITSIYFDGHYDITDDRLNEIPGATINTKQVNEIMQASKVYYKK